The following DNA comes from Candidatus Thermoplasmatota archaeon.
ACGCACGTCCACGACGTCGTGGTCGTCGGCGCGGGCGGCGCGGGCCTCCGCGCGGCGATCGAGTCCGCGACGATGGGCCAGAAGACCGCGGTCATCTGCAAGTCTCTCCTCGGCAAGGCGCACACCGTCATGGCCGAGGGCGGCGTCGCGGCGGCCCTCTCGAACGCCGACGCGCGCGACAACTGGATGGTCCACTTCCGCGACACGATGCGCGGATCGAAGCACCTCGCCGACTACCGCATGGCGGTCCACCACGCGAAGGAGGCGCCCGCGCGCGTGCGCGAGCTCGAGATGTGGGGCGCCGTCTTCGACCGCACGAAGGACGGCTGGATGAACCAGCGCAACTTCGGCGGCCACACCTACCCGCGCCTGGCCCACGTCGGCGACCGCACGGGCCTCGAGATCATCCGCAGCCTGCAGGACAAGGCCGTGCACACGCCCAACCTCGAGGTCTTCATGGAGACCGTCGTCACGCGCCTCCTCAAGGACGGCGACCGGGTGGCGGGCGCCCTCGCCTACGAGCGCCAGGACGGCAAGCTGCACCTGTTCCGCGCCAAGGCCGTCGTGCTCGCCTGCGGCGGCGTCGGCAAGGCGTTCAAGG
Coding sequences within:
- a CDS encoding FAD-binding protein, which translates into the protein MDRFDTHVHDVVVVGAGGAGLRAAIESATMGQKTAVICKSLLGKAHTVMAEGGVAAALSNADARDNWMVHFRDTMRGSKHLADYRMAVHHAKEAPARVRELEMWGAVFDRTKDGWMNQRNFGGHTYPRLAHVGDRTGLEIIRSLQDKAVHTPNLEVFMETVVTRLLKDGDRVAGALAYERQDGKLHLFRAKAVVLACGGVGKAFKVTSNSWEYTGDGYGLAYEAGADLMDLEFIQFHPTGMIWPPSVQGILVTEGVRGEGGILLNSQGRRFMFDDIPEPYRNQTADNEDEGWRYT